The Bifidobacterium asteroides genomic interval CGGAGCATGGCAAGCGCACGCCGCTTAAGGCGTTCGCTATCCAATCCCCAGACAGCCATGTCCTTCCCCTTCGTCGCCATTGAACGAACCTGTATGCACAGTTCATTGTAGTGACAAACGAAACCGGGAGAGACTCAGCCTTTCAGCACCTGCCTGGCCCAATCCTCCAGAAGGTCGCAGACCAGGGCGGTCTGCTCGATCTGCACATTGTGGCCGGCCCGGTCCAGCACCGAGTAGGAGGCCCGGGGGAAGCGGCAGGCCAGGTCGAACTGGTCCAGGTAGCCCACACGGTCGTCCTGGCGGCCGCAGACAAAGAGGACAGGGGCTATGAACCCGTTCCAGGCGCGGTCGAAGTCCATATCCAGCCGGTAGTGCCCCTCCATCCGAGCCGCCGTATCGGCATCGGCCGAACGAATGCCGGGCATGATGGTGCGTTGGTAGGCCTCAAGATGCTCCCGGGACTCCACCACAGCCATCTGCCGGTAGGCATGCCTGGTGAACTCGTCCACATCGGCCAAGCCCTGGTCGTCCCGGACCAGCACCTGACGCGGGGGCAGGCGCCTGTGGGCGGTCACCGGGTCGACCACCGAGGAGAGCAGAGCCATCCCCCGGCAGCGGTCCAGTCGACCGGCGGCGGCATGGCGGCTGAGCAGCCCGCCCAGGGAGTTGCCCACCAGGGCGAAAGGGCCGCCACCGCTGAAAATGTCCACCTGCTTATCCAGCCACCGGGCCAAGCCGTCCAGGTCGAGGATGGACGGGTCAGGCGGCGTGCGGCCGAAGCCAGGCTGGTCCAGGTAGATCCGCTCGAATCCGCCCACCCGCTCGAAGACGGGGTCCAGGTCATCGAAGATGTGATGGTCCACGCCGGACCCGTGCACGAAGATCAGCGGCAGCCCATGACTCCGGCGAATGGCGAACCCGGGACGGGCGCTCACTTCTTGGAGCCGGAGGGGATGCCGGTCTTGAACTCCACGATGTCGCCGTCCTGCATGACGTAGTCCTTGCCCTCAAGGCGCATCTTGCCCTCCTCGCGCACCTTGGCGTAGGAGCCGTCGGCGGCCACGAAGTCGTCGTAGGAGACCACCTCGGCCTTGATGAAGCCCTTCTCGAAGTCGGTGTGGATGACGCCAGCGGCCTGGGGGGCAGTCCAGCCCTTGTGAATCTGCCAGGCGCGCACCTCCTTGACCCCGGCTGTCAGGAAGGTCTGCAGGCCAAGAATGTCGAAGCCCACCCGGGCCAGCTGGTCCAGGCCGGACTCCTTGAGCCCGGCATCGGTCAGCATCTCGCGGGCGTCGGCCTCGTCAAGCTCGGTCAGCTCGGACTCGAACTGGGCGTTGAGGAAGATGGCAGGCGCAGGAGCCACGGAGTCGGCCAGCTGCTTCTTCATATCCTCGTTCTGCAGCTCGTCGTCGTCCACGTTGAAGACGTAGATGAAGGGCTTGGCGGTCATCAGATGCAGGTCGTAGAGCTCGTCCTTGTCGATGTCCCCGGCCTGGGCCGCCTGGTCGATGGTCCGCCCCTGGCCCAGAATCTCCTTGGCCTTACGGACCGTGTCCAGGTAGGCGGGCTTGATCTTGCCGCCGCGCTGGTCCTTCTCCAGCTTGGGCAGGGCCTTGTCGATGGTCTGCATGTCGGCCAGGATCAGCTCGGTGTTGATGGTGTCGATGTCGTCGGCCGGATCCACCTTGCCGTTGACGTGGACGATGTCGTCGTCATTGAAGGCGCGAACCACCTCGCAGATGGCGTCGGCCTCGCGGATGTTGGCCAGGAACTGGTTGCCCAGCCCCTCCCCCTCCGAGGCTCCCTTGACGATGCCGGCGATGTCCACGAAGGTGACCGTGGCGGGCACGATCTTGTCCGTGTGGACCAGCCTGGCCAGTACGGGCAGCCGGTCGTCGGGCAGGGGCACGATGCCGGTGTTGGGCTCGATGGTGGCGAAGGGGTAGTTCTCCGCCAGAACGTTGTTGCGGGTGAGGGCGTTGAAGAGTGTGGACTTGCCGACGTTGGGCAGCCCGACGATTCCTATGGTTAACGACATATCCACCAGTCTATTGCCCGGACTGCCCCGGCGTGGCTTCCCCTAGTCGCCGCGCTCCACCGCATCGATGGCCTCGATGACCGCTCCACGGAAGCCGTGCTTCTCCAGGGAGGCGACCCCCTTGATGGTGGTTCCGCCCGGCGAGCAGACCGCGTCCTTCATGGCCCCGGGGTTGGTGCCGGTGGCCAGGTAGAGGGCCCCGGTCCCTTGAACCATTCGTGCCGCCAGCCGGTAGGCCGCCTGCCTGGGCAGCCCGTGCTCCACCCCGGCATCGGCCAGGGCCTCCATATACATGGCTGTGTAGGCGGGCGCACATCCGGCGATGGTCGTACCCACCGAGACCAGCTCCCTAGGCAGACGCTCGATTATGGCCACCGGGTCGAAGATCTGGGTGAACAGCTCCCGCTCCTGGTCGGTCAGGGTGTCTTCCTCCTGGGTGACCAGAATCCCCTGCCCTACCGAAATGGGGGTGTTGGGGATGGCGCAGATCAGGTGGGTGCCCTCCTCCAGGATGTCGGCATAGTCCTCAAGGGTCATGCCGCCTACAACAGAAAGGACCATGCGGTCCGGATCAGCCAGCTCATGGCGGATGGGCTCGCAGACCTGGGCCACCTGCCCCGGTTTGACGGCCAGAATCACCAGGTCGGCGGCTGCAGCCACCTCGGTTCCGGAGTGCATGGGCCGCACCCCCAGCTGGGCCGCCCGCTCCACCAGCCGGTCATAGTGGGCTGCGCAGGCCACAATCCGGCCGCCGGGCAGCACACCCGCGTCGACAAGCCCCTGGGCCATGGCCTGGGCCATGTTGCCGTATCCGATGAATCCGAGAGTCAATGAGTCCGTGTTCATGTCCTCAAGTCTAGCTGCGCGCCGGGAAAAGCCCCTCCAGATCGCCGCGCTCCAGGGCCAGCCGGTAGAGGTGGGCGAAGACCCTGTCCCCGTGCAGACCGTCGTGCTCAAACTCGTTGGTCACCCAGGCATGGGCGTGACCCACGCGCGAGAGGGTGTCCAG includes:
- a CDS encoding alpha/beta fold hydrolase; amino-acid sequence: MSARPGFAIRRSHGLPLIFVHGSGVDHHIFDDLDPVFERVGGFERIYLDQPGFGRTPPDPSILDLDGLARWLDKQVDIFSGGGPFALVGNSLGGLLSRHAAAGRLDRCRGMALLSSVVDPVTAHRRLPPRQVLVRDDQGLADVDEFTRHAYRQMAVVESREHLEAYQRTIMPGIRSADADTAARMEGHYRLDMDFDRAWNGFIAPVLFVCGRQDDRVGYLDQFDLACRFPRASYSVLDRAGHNVQIEQTALVCDLLEDWARQVLKG
- the ychF gene encoding redox-regulated ATPase YchF, coding for MSLTIGIVGLPNVGKSTLFNALTRNNVLAENYPFATIEPNTGIVPLPDDRLPVLARLVHTDKIVPATVTFVDIAGIVKGASEGEGLGNQFLANIREADAICEVVRAFNDDDIVHVNGKVDPADDIDTINTELILADMQTIDKALPKLEKDQRGGKIKPAYLDTVRKAKEILGQGRTIDQAAQAGDIDKDELYDLHLMTAKPFIYVFNVDDDELQNEDMKKQLADSVAPAPAIFLNAQFESELTELDEADAREMLTDAGLKESGLDQLARVGFDILGLQTFLTAGVKEVRAWQIHKGWTAPQAAGVIHTDFEKGFIKAEVVSYDDFVAADGSYAKVREEGKMRLEGKDYVMQDGDIVEFKTGIPSGSKK
- the proC gene encoding pyrroline-5-carboxylate reductase codes for the protein MNTDSLTLGFIGYGNMAQAMAQGLVDAGVLPGGRIVACAAHYDRLVERAAQLGVRPMHSGTEVAAAADLVILAVKPGQVAQVCEPIRHELADPDRMVLSVVGGMTLEDYADILEEGTHLICAIPNTPISVGQGILVTQEEDTLTDQERELFTQIFDPVAIIERLPRELVSVGTTIAGCAPAYTAMYMEALADAGVEHGLPRQAAYRLAARMVQGTGALYLATGTNPGAMKDAVCSPGGTTIKGVASLEKHGFRGAVIEAIDAVERGD